A stretch of Metabacillus sp. FJAT-52054 DNA encodes these proteins:
- a CDS encoding acyl-CoA thioesterase, giving the protein MEAKRAKESRIVNTDQVLTCDLNNYNTLFGGVLMKKLDSCATLSARRHARAKECVTASTDSIDFLCPIHQTDSVCIESFVSYTGKTSMEIFCKVIAEDMIKGERRIAATAFLTFVALDENKRPLEVPAVIPETEEETFLYETANERAEMRKHRRTKSKELAKNITLSKPWDH; this is encoded by the coding sequence ATGGAAGCAAAACGAGCGAAAGAAAGCCGCATTGTGAATACAGATCAAGTATTAACGTGTGATTTAAATAATTACAACACGTTATTCGGCGGCGTACTGATGAAAAAGCTGGATAGCTGTGCCACCTTATCTGCGAGACGGCACGCGCGGGCAAAAGAGTGTGTGACAGCCTCAACCGACTCGATCGATTTTCTATGCCCGATTCATCAAACCGATTCGGTCTGTATTGAGTCCTTTGTTTCTTATACGGGAAAAACATCAATGGAAATCTTCTGCAAGGTCATTGCCGAGGATATGATTAAAGGCGAACGCCGGATCGCAGCGACTGCGTTTCTAACCTTCGTTGCATTGGATGAAAATAAGCGCCCCCTTGAAGTACCTGCTGTAATTCCTGAAACAGAAGAAGAGACTTTCCTGTATGAAACCGCGAATGAACGGGCTGAAATGAGAAAGCATAGAAGAACGAAGAGCAAGGAGCTTGCGAAAAATATTACCCTTAGCAAGCCATGGGATCATTAA